CACGGGGATCAGTTTCCAGAGAACCCCCGCAACATCGAGGAGTTGGTGGAGCTACTTGCGCAGCGATCGGCGGCAGCCCAGCGATTGCTCAACTCCATGACGCCCGAGCAGCGCGCCGAGCTCATGCAGCTCGCGTCCGAGGCCTTCGGCTCGGAGGAGCTGATGAACCTCGTTGGCGAGCTGGATGCGAACCTGCGCGGCATCCGCCCCGACCTGGACTGGACCGGGTCCGAACCGTTCGACGGCGACGGGACATCGGGCGGCATGGGCCTCGGCGAAGCCACCCGCGCGATGCGCGACCTCGGGCGCCTCGACGAGCTCGCCGCCACCCTCGGAGGTGAACGCCCCGGAGACATTGACTTGGACGAGGTCGCCGACCTCTTAGGCGCTGACACCGCCACCAGCGCTAAACATCTGCGCGACTTGGAGAAAGCGTTGCGCGACTCCGGATTGCTGAACAAGGGCGAGTCCGGGTCGCTGCAGCTATCCCCGAAAGCGCTGCGCATGCTGGGCAAAGAGCTGCTGAAGGGCGCGACCTCCCAGTTATCCCGCGGCCAGCGCGATTCCCGCCTCGCCGGTCAGCAGGGCGAACCCACCGGTGGCACCCGCCCCTGGGAGTTCGGCGACACTCAGGCGTGGGACACCACCCGGACCATCACGAACGCGCTCCAGCGCAGTGCCGCCAGCGGCGAGCCGTTCGCGATCACCGTGAACGACATCGAAGTGGTCGAAACCGAAGCGCGTACGAAAAACGCCGTTGCACTCCTTGTGGACACCTCCTTTTCCATGGCGATGGAAGGCCGCTGGACGCCGATGAAGCAGACCGCGCTAGCGCTGAACCACCTCATCACCACGCAGTTCCGCAGCGACGAGCTCGCGCTGATCGGTTTCGGCCTCTACGCGCAGACGCTGACGATCGAAGAACTCACCGCCCTGCCGCCGATGCAGGAAAAGGGCACCAACCTGCAGCACGCGCTGCTTCTCGCTAACGAGTTCTTCAACCGCCACGCCAACTACGACCCGACGCTTCTCATCGTCACCGACGGCGAGCCGACCTCTATCCTGACCGAATGGGGCGAGGCCTACTTCAACTGGCCGACCGACCGCATCACGCTCGCGCGCACAGTCGATGCGCTTGACACGGTGACCAAACGCGGGACGAAGATC
Above is a window of Corynebacterium sanguinis DNA encoding:
- a CDS encoding vWA domain-containing protein encodes the protein MAKQRRYRRYTPGPDPLAPPPDLTKAVRAIADDVMYGYSTEQAMREYLRREGYDDFLRQIAERRKELLHKTNLGGTLQEAKKLLDEAVLAERGQLARDVGMDDLDRTMREMTLDNLPVSPAAAVTELNGYDWASSEAREKYQQIKDLIGRELLDQRFAGMKEALEGATDEDRASVAEMLRDLNVLLGKHRAGMATEQDFQDFMAKHGDQFPENPRNIEELVELLAQRSAAAQRLLNSMTPEQRAELMQLASEAFGSEELMNLVGELDANLRGIRPDLDWTGSEPFDGDGTSGGMGLGEATRAMRDLGRLDELAATLGGERPGDIDLDEVADLLGADTATSAKHLRDLEKALRDSGLLNKGESGSLQLSPKALRMLGKELLKGATSQLSRGQRDSRLAGQQGEPTGGTRPWEFGDTQAWDTTRTITNALQRSAASGEPFAITVNDIEVVETEARTKNAVALLVDTSFSMAMEGRWTPMKQTALALNHLITTQFRSDELALIGFGLYAQTLTIEELTALPPMQEKGTNLQHALLLANEFFNRHANYDPTLLIVTDGEPTSILTEWGEAYFNWPTDRITLARTVDALDTVTKRGTKITFFRLGDDPGLVSLIDALANRTGANVVAPDLNELGGAVVGEYLRW